In one Tepidisphaeraceae bacterium genomic region, the following are encoded:
- a CDS encoding DUF2156 domain-containing protein, which yields MSFSDPSVRDLVMRYGWNSTAYQILNPGFSYWLSPTRTAVVGYVRKGRWWVAAGAPVCDASELAAATTEFAAAASAVGCRVCYVCAAERLRNVLAHDSGHSIITIGAEPVWDPRAWPAVVKGRRSLRAQLHRARNKGVTIERCDPCDAAGRQDLRNVLREWLDRHGLPPMHFLVEPNVLDGEMRDRVLSVAKREGKAVAFLVASPVVTRQGYLIEEIARGANAPNGTAELLIDAAMTELARGGATYATLGLVALSYHARQQMAANPRWFRLLTAWAHAHGRRFYHFDGLEAFRAKMHPDAWESIYVITNTPAFPLAALHAVARAFCDGSPELALVAAIGKAARQEAAWLLRPRRRA from the coding sequence ATGTCATTTTCTGATCCGAGCGTGCGCGACCTCGTGATGCGGTATGGGTGGAATTCGACCGCGTATCAAATCTTGAATCCCGGTTTTTCATACTGGCTGTCGCCAACGCGGACAGCTGTGGTGGGGTACGTGCGGAAGGGCAGATGGTGGGTAGCGGCCGGCGCGCCGGTCTGTGATGCAAGCGAACTTGCCGCCGCGACGACCGAGTTCGCAGCCGCGGCCAGCGCGGTGGGGTGCCGAGTGTGTTACGTGTGCGCTGCGGAGCGATTGCGCAACGTGCTCGCGCACGATTCGGGACATTCCATTATCACCATCGGGGCCGAACCAGTGTGGGACCCGCGCGCGTGGCCCGCAGTGGTGAAGGGCCGCCGATCGTTGCGCGCGCAGTTGCACCGGGCGCGCAATAAGGGCGTTACGATCGAACGCTGCGACCCTTGCGATGCCGCCGGTCGGCAGGACCTGCGCAACGTGCTGCGCGAGTGGCTCGATCGCCACGGCCTGCCGCCGATGCACTTCCTGGTCGAACCGAACGTGCTGGACGGTGAGATGCGCGACCGCGTGCTTTCGGTCGCTAAGCGCGAGGGGAAAGCGGTCGCGTTCCTCGTCGCATCGCCGGTCGTCACACGGCAAGGTTATCTGATCGAAGAAATCGCCCGCGGCGCCAATGCCCCCAACGGCACCGCCGAACTATTGATCGACGCCGCGATGACGGAGCTGGCCCGAGGCGGCGCGACGTACGCAACGCTGGGCCTCGTCGCGCTCTCCTACCATGCACGCCAGCAAATGGCGGCCAACCCGCGCTGGTTTCGCCTTCTGACCGCTTGGGCTCACGCGCACGGCCGGCGGTTCTATCACTTCGATGGACTGGAAGCCTTCCGTGCGAAGATGCACCCCGACGCGTGGGAATCGATCTACGTGATCACCAACACGCCGGCATTTCCACTGGCCGCCCTGCACGCGGTTGCCCGCGCGTTCTGCGACGGCTCACCCGAATTGGCACTGGTGGCTGCAATCGGCAAGGCGGCAAGGCAGGAAGCGGCCTGGCTGCTCCGCCCGCGGCGTCGCGCGTAG
- a CDS encoding SufE family protein, which yields MTGLKKIVAAAKAVKATDGERIAGTPTDAKWPEPAAATPKQAADALVEDFEFLGDWTQRDTYVIELGDKIPPMPAVFQTEANRVHGCMSLVHLVARRRPDTKDSLDFLAASDAPLVRGLVALLQRVYAGQSAKDIIAFDVEAFLRSLGLDQHLSLGRRNGLEGMVRRIRSEAIKLMQPE from the coding sequence GTGACGGGCCTGAAGAAGATCGTCGCCGCTGCGAAGGCGGTGAAGGCGACGGATGGTGAGCGCATCGCCGGCACGCCCACCGATGCCAAGTGGCCCGAGCCCGCAGCCGCAACGCCCAAGCAGGCGGCAGACGCGCTCGTGGAAGACTTCGAATTCCTCGGCGACTGGACGCAGCGCGACACGTACGTCATCGAACTGGGCGACAAGATCCCCCCGATGCCGGCCGTGTTTCAGACGGAAGCCAATCGCGTGCATGGCTGCATGAGCCTGGTTCACTTGGTCGCCCGCCGGCGGCCCGACACGAAGGATTCGCTCGACTTCCTGGCCGCCAGCGATGCGCCGCTGGTGCGCGGGCTGGTCGCGCTGCTGCAACGCGTGTACGCCGGCCAGAGCGCAAAGGACATCATCGCGTTCGACGTCGAAGCGTTCCTGCGCAGCCTCGGCCTCGACCAGCACCTGAGCCTCGGTCGCCGGAATGGGCTGGAAGGCATGGTCCGGCGAATTCGATCCGAGGCGATCAAACTGATGCAACCCGAGTGA
- the rpsI gene encoding 30S ribosomal protein S9 gives MAETTETPTTTPTATTEAPAGKPTYTWGVGRRKTAVARVRIAPGTGKVEINGRELNDFLTGERDRKSIFGPLEVTNTGGKIDVFARCNGGGATGQAGAIVMGLGRALAKYDSTLEVPLRQGGFLTRDSRMKERKKYGQRGARRKFQFSKR, from the coding sequence ATGGCTGAAACCACCGAAACCCCGACGACCACTCCCACCGCGACCACCGAAGCCCCTGCTGGCAAGCCCACCTACACGTGGGGTGTCGGCCGGCGCAAGACCGCCGTTGCCCGCGTGCGCATTGCGCCGGGCACCGGCAAGGTCGAGATCAACGGCCGTGAGCTGAACGACTTCCTGACCGGCGAGCGCGACCGCAAGAGCATCTTCGGCCCGCTGGAGGTCACCAACACCGGTGGCAAGATCGACGTCTTCGCCCGCTGCAACGGTGGTGGCGCGACCGGTCAGGCCGGCGCGATCGTCATGGGTCTGGGCCGTGCCCTGGCCAAGTACGACAGCACTCTGGAAGTGCCCCTTCGCCAGGGCGGCTTCCTGACCCGCGACAGCCGTATGAAGGAACGCAAGAAGTACGGCCAGCGCGGCGCCCGCCGGAAGTTCCAGTTCAGCAAGCGATAA
- a CDS encoding SUF system Fe-S cluster assembly protein, which produces MADYRTHEPVPLTVLPNSGKVDQMKREMMQEQQASPSSQMPTSGPGHASNAVTVDQKLLEGKIVAAISTVYDPEIPVNIYELGLIYKIDIKPENSVVVEMTLTAPGCPVAGTLPNEVANKIKAVDGVTDAEVVLVWEPTWDKSRMSEAALLDLGML; this is translated from the coding sequence ATGGCCGACTACCGCACGCACGAACCCGTTCCGCTCACCGTCCTGCCCAACAGCGGCAAGGTCGACCAGATGAAGCGAGAGATGATGCAGGAACAACAAGCCTCGCCGTCGTCGCAGATGCCCACCTCCGGTCCCGGCCACGCGTCGAACGCGGTCACGGTCGATCAGAAACTGCTGGAAGGCAAGATCGTGGCCGCCATCAGCACGGTGTATGACCCGGAAATCCCGGTCAACATTTACGAACTGGGGCTGATCTACAAGATCGACATCAAGCCAGAGAATTCCGTCGTGGTCGAGATGACGCTGACCGCGCCGGGATGCCCGGTCGCCGGCACGCTGCCCAACGAGGTGGCGAACAAGATCAAGGCCGTCGATGGCGTCACCGATGCCGAGGTTGTGCTGGTCTGGGAGCCGACGTGGGACAAGAGCCGCATGAGCGAGGCCGCGCTGCTGGATCTGGGGATGCTTTAG
- the rplM gene encoding 50S ribosomal protein L13, whose protein sequence is MSTYFPKPGEVAPNWHVVDATGQVLGRLASKIAVILQGKHKPTYTPHVDTGDFVIVLNADKVKVTGRKADVIEYDTYSRYPGGRHLYSYKRMNEQHPERVVQLAVKRMLPKNKLNRNVLGHLKIYKGTDHPHAAQQPKELKLS, encoded by the coding sequence ATGAGCACGTATTTCCCCAAGCCGGGCGAAGTCGCTCCCAACTGGCACGTGGTTGACGCCACCGGTCAGGTCCTGGGCCGGCTTGCTTCCAAGATCGCCGTCATCCTGCAGGGCAAGCACAAGCCGACCTACACGCCCCACGTGGACACCGGCGACTTCGTGATCGTCCTGAACGCCGACAAGGTCAAGGTCACCGGTCGCAAGGCCGACGTGATCGAGTACGACACCTACTCGCGTTACCCGGGCGGCCGTCACCTGTACTCGTACAAGCGCATGAACGAGCAGCACCCCGAGCGCGTCGTGCAGCTGGCCGTGAAGCGCATGCTGCCCAAGAACAAGCTGAACCGCAACGTGCTGGGTCACCTGAAGATCTACAAGGGCACCGACCACCCGCACGCCGCTCAGCAACCGAAGGAACTGAAACTCTCGTAA